The following proteins are co-located in the Flavobacterium sp. CECT 9288 genome:
- a CDS encoding LodA/GoxA family CTQ-dependent oxidase, whose translation MTKKANKPEKPSTTSTAEKKSALLKTKPTANNVACWDSDGNINVVTQRLEEMFVELGQKTRIESGQQPAERPVFRKQHGIGYGTFTINKDIDPKYKIGIFAGSSYECAVRFSSDTSPSSPDLHSTLGIGLKLFGVDGPKLLGTGTNADFIFQNIDRFFARDAQQMCSFTTAGVIDKDYDSYINKHPKLASILNAMNKEEASCLSATYWAILPFKLGEQQIVKYRLVPEDTYQGAPFDDNNYLALDLQQRLRTKSAKFRFEIQLRTNDKTMPLDDAQAVWSTEESPYIAIAELYFPEQDICAIGQPEFGTNLSFNIFRTLKEHEPLGSIAAVRKVVYAASSEVRHQANGQSTQEPEKVNRPFKGNVDENSDCIVKAGIYPPIGVTRVGNSENEYFIGPLVSEPVPMSSDNAYRDATGALKRQAAQFRIYGFNAAGKAIKELNAENSKIVWHSHLANQKASWYQFQIALDIPDAADAPPSLLRNIDVKDRNSLIIDGGLQTINKPNVTKGHQFVGKFQEKPVYLGEMRTDEKGRLLMLGGHGVSENLKGDIAITFANNEGWYDDISDGPVTAEVEYNGVALKVDPAWVVCAPPDYAPMQKSVRTMWDLMRDVAVSSGMMPCPVRPSFTKDILPIFERMTNLQWVNAAFAAAFGWGGQFDYTTSKWKVRLNDPSSANIEMRRTISNSFRRYGTSGAEAPQLWPWLYGDAISIPSVGSMRQNSVLSDLQLSFIDQWVKGDFDADYIDMTGCPHVPEPITLDKLPVAEQPDMMTKAAMEFCLADAFHPGCEMTWPMRTAGMYSAPFRLLHAPKTPLVDSSYYGPMMNSDVFTLAKGPLLGGQVAGGISRWMAIPWQTDTASCRDGYTSSYDPYVPTFWPARVPNNILDEERYKEVINDNNAEETRKQAFAFRKMWLDDLPLDGQDPTYTNQINSMVKYFDKLAVVQPRKGVPNNENFPPEMQVGITPSPEQEATLLKEAIKDLETILKSKKSLSKGVQDTLKAAATELSHKELFTEQDVLSNAKDQLIALVENELSDDFASTPSVQKLLNLLTSKASALTKAKHPGRNKISLAGTDKGNRFRRYSPK comes from the coding sequence ATGACTAAAAAAGCAAACAAACCAGAAAAACCAAGCACTACAAGCACAGCTGAAAAAAAATCAGCTTTATTAAAAACAAAACCTACAGCAAATAATGTTGCCTGTTGGGATAGTGATGGCAACATAAATGTAGTGACGCAACGACTCGAGGAAATGTTTGTCGAACTTGGACAAAAAACCCGTATCGAAAGCGGACAGCAGCCAGCTGAACGTCCCGTTTTTCGAAAACAACACGGCATTGGTTACGGAACTTTTACAATAAATAAAGATATTGATCCAAAATATAAAATCGGTATTTTTGCAGGTAGCTCTTATGAATGTGCTGTTCGTTTCTCTAGCGACACCAGCCCTTCTTCACCAGATTTACACTCTACTTTAGGTATTGGCTTAAAGCTTTTTGGTGTTGATGGTCCTAAACTTTTGGGAACAGGAACTAACGCTGATTTCATTTTCCAAAACATAGATCGTTTTTTCGCTCGTGATGCGCAACAAATGTGCAGTTTTACTACCGCCGGAGTTATCGACAAGGATTACGATTCGTACATCAATAAACATCCAAAACTGGCGTCTATTCTTAACGCCATGAACAAAGAGGAAGCCAGTTGTTTGAGTGCGACATATTGGGCAATTCTTCCTTTTAAGTTAGGGGAACAACAAATTGTAAAATACCGCCTAGTTCCCGAAGATACGTACCAGGGAGCACCTTTTGACGATAATAATTATTTAGCACTCGACTTACAGCAACGCCTCCGAACTAAATCAGCAAAATTTCGTTTTGAGATTCAGTTACGCACAAACGATAAAACCATGCCTCTAGATGATGCGCAAGCCGTTTGGAGCACAGAAGAAAGTCCGTACATAGCTATTGCAGAATTGTATTTCCCTGAACAAGACATTTGTGCAATTGGTCAACCTGAATTTGGCACAAATCTTTCGTTTAATATTTTCCGTACACTAAAAGAGCACGAACCACTGGGTTCTATTGCAGCGGTTCGAAAAGTAGTTTATGCCGCTAGTTCTGAGGTTCGTCATCAAGCAAACGGACAATCGACTCAAGAACCAGAAAAAGTGAACCGCCCTTTCAAAGGCAATGTAGACGAAAATAGTGATTGCATTGTCAAAGCTGGAATCTATCCGCCTATAGGTGTTACGCGTGTAGGAAATAGTGAAAACGAGTACTTTATTGGCCCATTGGTTTCAGAGCCTGTACCAATGTCTAGCGATAATGCGTACCGCGATGCTACTGGCGCCCTAAAACGACAAGCCGCACAATTTAGAATATATGGTTTCAATGCAGCAGGAAAGGCTATCAAGGAGTTAAATGCTGAGAATTCTAAAATCGTTTGGCATTCCCATTTAGCCAATCAAAAGGCTTCTTGGTACCAATTCCAAATTGCGTTGGACATTCCAGATGCTGCTGATGCGCCACCTTCATTACTTCGAAATATTGATGTAAAAGATAGAAACTCACTCATTATTGATGGTGGTTTACAAACAATAAACAAACCAAATGTAACCAAAGGACATCAGTTTGTAGGTAAATTTCAAGAAAAACCAGTATATCTAGGCGAAATGCGCACTGATGAAAAAGGACGTTTACTTATGCTAGGTGGCCACGGAGTTTCTGAAAATTTAAAAGGTGATATTGCGATAACATTTGCCAATAATGAAGGTTGGTATGATGACATCTCAGACGGACCTGTTACTGCCGAAGTAGAATATAATGGTGTGGCACTTAAAGTAGATCCAGCTTGGGTTGTTTGTGCGCCACCTGATTATGCTCCAATGCAAAAATCAGTAAGAACAATGTGGGATTTAATGCGCGATGTAGCGGTAAGTTCAGGAATGATGCCATGCCCTGTCCGACCATCATTTACTAAGGATATCTTGCCCATTTTTGAACGAATGACAAATTTACAATGGGTCAACGCAGCCTTTGCAGCAGCTTTTGGTTGGGGCGGACAATTTGACTACACCACCTCTAAATGGAAAGTAAGATTGAACGATCCTTCTTCTGCCAATATCGAAATGCGACGTACGATTTCAAATAGTTTTAGAAGATACGGCACCTCTGGAGCAGAAGCACCTCAATTATGGCCTTGGCTTTATGGCGATGCCATTAGTATTCCATCTGTAGGTTCTATGAGACAAAACTCTGTTTTATCAGATTTACAATTGTCTTTTATAGACCAATGGGTCAAAGGAGATTTTGATGCTGATTACATAGACATGACGGGTTGTCCACATGTACCTGAACCTATAACTTTAGATAAATTACCCGTTGCTGAACAGCCAGATATGATGACTAAAGCCGCAATGGAATTTTGTTTGGCAGATGCTTTTCATCCTGGTTGCGAAATGACATGGCCTATGCGAACTGCTGGCATGTACTCAGCGCCATTTAGATTACTTCATGCTCCAAAAACGCCTCTGGTTGACAGTAGTTATTATGGCCCTATGATGAACAGTGATGTGTTTACTTTAGCCAAAGGACCTTTATTAGGCGGGCAAGTTGCTGGTGGAATTAGTCGCTGGATGGCTATCCCTTGGCAAACAGACACTGCTAGTTGTAGAGATGGATACACCTCATCGTACGACCCTTATGTTCCTACGTTTTGGCCGGCTCGTGTACCCAATAATATTTTAGATGAAGAGCGTTACAAGGAAGTAATAAATGACAACAATGCCGAAGAAACACGCAAGCAGGCCTTTGCTTTCCGTAAAATGTGGTTAGACGATTTACCGCTTGACGGCCAGGATCCAACCTACACGAATCAAATTAATAGTATGGTAAAATACTTTGACAAACTGGCGGTTGTACAACCTAGAAAAGGAGTACCAAACAATGAGAATTTCCCTCCTGAAATGCAAGTAGGAATTACACCTTCTCCAGAGCAAGAAGCCACTTTACTTAAAGAAGCCATCAAGGATTTAGAAACTATCTTAAAAAGCAAAAAGTCACTGAGTAAAGGTGTTCAGGATACACTTAAAGCGGCAGCAACAGAATTATCACATAAAGAATTGTTTACAGAACAAGACGTATTATCTAATGCAAAAGATCAATTGATTGCTTTAGTTGAAAACGAGTTGTCTGATGATTTTGCCTCTACGCCAAGTGTACAAAAATTACTAAATTTATTGACTTCAAAAGCTTCTGCATTAACTAAAGCCAAGCATCCTGGTAGAAACAAAATAAGCTTAGCAGGCACAGACAAAGGGAACCGTTTCAGACGTTATTCACCAAAATAA
- a CDS encoding nucleotidyl transferase AbiEii/AbiGii toxin family protein, whose amino-acid sequence MLYYSTVNKLLKESLIQLMQSKIFDDFRLVGGTALSLQIGHRESIDIDLFSDADYGSLDFRAIEIYLKDNFQYVDFLDTIPAMGKSYSIGENKENTVKLDLYYTDDYIQPAIEVDGIRMATIEEIIAMKLEVIQGGGRKKDFWDLHELLRSHDLCQMLDLHEQRYPYSHDKDLIIKNFTSFEQADEDFNPICFKGKYWEFIKEDFEEIILQFK is encoded by the coding sequence ATGTTATACTATTCCACTGTAAATAAATTGCTTAAAGAAAGTTTGATTCAATTAATGCAATCAAAAATCTTTGATGATTTTAGACTTGTAGGCGGTACAGCATTGAGTTTACAAATAGGTCATAGAGAATCTATCGATATTGATCTGTTTAGTGATGCTGACTACGGATCACTAGATTTTAGAGCCATAGAAATTTATCTAAAAGATAACTTTCAATATGTAGATTTTTTAGACACTATTCCAGCAATGGGTAAAAGTTATAGTATTGGAGAAAATAAAGAAAATACCGTAAAACTTGATTTGTATTACACAGACGATTATATCCAACCCGCTATAGAAGTTGATGGTATCAGAATGGCAACTATTGAAGAAATTATCGCCATGAAGTTAGAAGTTATTCAGGGAGGAGGGAGAAAAAAAGACTTTTGGGATCTACATGAATTACTTCGGTCTCATGATTTATGCCAAATGTTAGACTTACACGAGCAAAGATATCCTTATTCACATGACAAAGATTTAATAATTAAAAACTTTACATCCTTTGAACAAGCTGATGAAGATTTTAATCCAATTTGCTTTAAAGGAAAGTATTGGGAGTTTATAAAGGAGGATTTTGAAGAAATTATTCTCCAATTTAAATAG
- a CDS encoding helix-turn-helix domain-containing protein, with translation MNALIEKFKGIHPGIVLERLLNKKAISQRPFAISIGEHPQTINAITKGRRKLNVALALKIEEKLSLEEGSLALLQTYFDIQEQKSKTKQETPNLNLLRKVLFWDTDITKIDWQKQSAAVILRIFERGNDIEKEEIKRFYKSELIRSTLKQNTRKPYTVYKNKEQS, from the coding sequence ATGAATGCATTAATCGAAAAATTTAAAGGCATACATCCTGGAATAGTATTGGAACGCTTACTTAACAAAAAAGCGATTTCACAGCGTCCTTTTGCTATTTCTATTGGGGAGCATCCACAAACTATAAACGCAATAACAAAAGGAAGAAGGAAACTCAATGTAGCACTGGCATTGAAAATTGAAGAAAAGCTAAGTTTAGAGGAAGGCTCACTAGCTTTGCTACAAACCTATTTTGACATTCAGGAACAAAAAAGTAAAACAAAACAAGAAACTCCAAACTTAAACCTTTTAAGAAAGGTGTTGTTTTGGGATACAGATATCACTAAAATTGATTGGCAGAAACAAAGTGCAGCGGTAATTCTTAGAATATTCGAACGAGGAAATGATATTGAAAAAGAAGAAATAAAACGTTTCTATAAAAGTGAACTCATTAGGTCTACACTTAAGCAAAATACTCGTAAACCCTATACTGTTTATAAAAATAAAGAACAATCGTAA
- a CDS encoding helix-turn-helix transcriptional regulator — protein sequence MDYFDLGTFIKDHRKKAGLTQLELADLAGVGKTTVFDIEKNKETVRLNNLLSVLRVLNIKLEFKSPLNK from the coding sequence ATGGATTATTTTGATTTAGGTACTTTCATAAAAGACCATCGAAAAAAAGCAGGATTGACACAACTTGAACTAGCAGACTTAGCTGGAGTAGGAAAGACCACTGTTTTTGATATAGAAAAAAATAAAGAAACAGTTCGGTTGAACAATCTTTTGTCAGTACTCCGAGTACTAAATATTAAACTAGAATTCAAAAGTCCTTTAAATAAATAA
- a CDS encoding HipA N-terminal domain-containing protein, with amino-acid sequence MRRAIVFAHGKRAGVLTEIAANDYHFEYDENYDGEAVSLTMPTTQKKYSYTFFPPFFEGLLPEGVMLEGLLRIVKIDKKDYFSQLIATGNDLVGAVTVKLKEDE; translated from the coding sequence ATGAGAAGAGCCATTGTATTTGCACACGGAAAAAGAGCTGGAGTTTTAACTGAAATTGCTGCTAACGACTACCATTTTGAGTATGATGAAAATTATGATGGCGAAGCGGTTTCATTGACGATGCCCACAACTCAGAAAAAATATAGCTATACATTCTTTCCTCCGTTTTTTGAGGGGCTATTGCCTGAAGGTGTTATGTTAGAGGGATTACTACGAATTGTAAAAATTGATAAGAAAGATTATTTCTCTCAACTGATTGCAACGGGAAATGATCTCGTTGGAGCAGTAACGGTTAAATTGAAGGAAGATGAATAG